The following is a genomic window from Spirosoma foliorum.
GTGTATTTCAACGTTCCGGAAGCCGAGTACCTGAACTACAAAACGCACGCGCAGCAGGAAAACCTGAACAGCGTAAACTTACTGATGGCCAACCAACGGATTTATAACTATCCGGGTGTGGTTCAGACGATTGAAGCCGACTTTAACAATGAAACCGGTAACATTGCTTTCCGGGCTACCTTCCCAAATCCAAGTGGCTTGTTACGGCACGGCGAAACCGGCAATATTCAGATGACTTTGCCGCTCAAAAACGCCATGATTATCCCGCAGAAAGCTACGTTCGAGGTTCTGGAAAAGAAGTACGTATATGTAGTGGATAAAGAAAACAAAATTCGGTCGAGAGAGATCACAATCGGCGCAGAGATGCCGCACATTTTTGTTGTTCGATCGGGTCTGAACAAAGATGATAAGATTCTTCTGGAAGGTTTACGGCAGGTAAAAGAGAACGAAAAAATAGAATACAAATTCGTGCAACCTGCTGCTGTAATCTCGAATCTAGGGCTTTATGCCGAGTAAGTAAATGGTTAATGGTTAATGACTAATGGGCAATGAAATTCACTTCATTATCAGGCCATTACTCATTATACATTATTCCGCGCGGGCAGCCCCGATTTTGAATTATTCATTTACTTAAAGCAAAAGACATGTTCACACAATTTATTCGCAGACCGGTATTCGCTATCGTGATTTCCATCATGATAGTCTTTATCGGTGTGCTGGCAATCAAGCAGTTGCCGATTTCTCAATTCCCGGATATTGCGCCTACTACCGTAAACATATTTATTGACTATCCAGGATCCAGCGCTGATGTATTGGTTAAATCCACGCTGATTACGCTGGAACAGGCGATCAACGGGGTTCAGGACATGCGATACATAGCAACCGATGCAACCAGCGCCGGTGAAGCTACCCTTCGGATTATTTTTGAACCGGGAACCGACCCGAACGACGCCGTTATCAGGGTAAAAACAAGGGTTGACCAGGTTATGCCGCTCTTGCCTGAGCTGGTTCAACGGGAAGGGGTTATCATTACGCCAATCCAGCCTAGTATGTTGATGTACGTTAACCTCTACGCCAAGGAAAAGGGGATTGACGAGAAGTTCCTGTTCAACTACGCTACAGTTAAAATGATCCCCGAAATCCAACGGACGAAAGGGGTGGCGAGGGCGCAAATATTGGGTAGCCGACGATATGCTATGCGTGTCTGGCTGAATCCTGACCGTATGCGGGCCTACAACATTTCGGTAGAAGAAGTAATGAAGGCCTTAGGGGAGCAAAGTATCATTGGTCGGCCGGGCCGACTTGGTCAAAGCTCCGGTATTGCTGCTCAATCGCTTGAATACGTACTTACGTATAAAGGACGGTATAGCGAACCCAAAGAGTACGAAAGTATTATTATCCGAGCTAACTCGCAGGGGGAAAGTATTCACTTAAGGGATATTGGCCGGGTTGAATTGGGTAGTGAATTCGTGAACATCTACTCCAATCTGGATGGACACCCATCGGCGGCTATCGTGTTGCGGCAAAACTACGGTAGTAATGCCAGTGATGTAATTGAGCAGGTGAAAAAGAAGCTCGAAATAATGAAGGAGTCCTTCCCGCCGGGCGTGGATTATAAAATTAGCTACGACGTTTCGAACTTCCTGGATGCATCGATCGAGCAGGTAATTGATACACTGCGGGATGCCTTTATTCTGGTGGCCTTCGTGGTGTTCATATTCCTGGGCGACTGGCGGTCAACCCTGATTCCAATTCTTGCGGTACCGGTATCCTTGATTGGTGCGTTCTTCGTGATTCAGGCGTTTGGCCTTTCCATCAACTTAATTACGCTCTTCGCGTTGGTACTGGCTATCGGTATCGTGGTTGATGATGCCATCGTGGTCGTGGAAGCGGTACACGCCAAGATGGAAGAAAAACCGCATTTGTCTCCCTTTGGGGCTGTTAAGCAAGTACTGGGTGAGATTAGTGGTGCTATTATCGCCATTACCCTGGTGATGGTATCGGTATTCCTGCCGATCTCCTTCATGACGGGTCCGGTTGGTACCTTCTATCGTCAGTTCTCTATTACAATGGCTAGCTCCATTGTGATTTCGGCGCTGATCGCTCTAACGCTGACACCCGTGTTGTGCGCCATGTTGCTGAAAAACCATCATGGTCATGAGCACAAGAAAAATATCTTAACCCGGATGATCGACAGTTTCAACCGGGGCTTTGACAAGATGACCGGACGCTATGTAAGTCTGTTGCGACTGATCGTTAACCGACGATTCGTTACGTTCCTGATCTTAGTCGCTTTCTGTCTGGGTATTGCCTACGAGAACCAGATTCTGCCATCGGGCTTTATCCCGAACGAAGACCAGAGTACGATTTACGCCATCATTCAGACGCCACCAGGCACCACGCTGGAAAAAACCAACCAGGTTTCTCAATCGCTTCAGAAAATTTGCGAAGAGGTTCCAGGTATCGAATCGGTGTCTTCACTGGCTGGTTACGAGATCATGACAGAAGGTCGGGGTTCTAACGCCGGTACCTGTCTGATCAACCTCAAGCCCTGGGGCGATCGTTCTAAGAACGTGAAGGAAATCATGGAAGAGCTGGAAGGAAAAACAAGAAACCTTGGCGCGACCATCGAATTCTTCGAGCCACCAGCTATCCCAGGTTTCGGTACATCGGGCGGTTTCTCCATGCGTTTGCTGGATAAAAATACCGAAACAGACTACCATGAATTTGATATTGTTAACAAAAAATTCATGGAGGATTTGGGCAAACGTAAAGAGCTGATGGGCTTGTTTACCTTCTTTGCAGCCAACTATCCTCAGTACGAACTGGAAATTGACAACAACCTGGCCATGCAGAAAGGCGTATCCATCGGAAAAGCGATGGATAACCTAAACATCATGATCGGTAGTACCTACGAGCAAGGGTTCATTAAATTCAACCAGTTCTTCAAGGTATACGTGCAGTCTGATCCTGAGTTCAGAAGACTACCTTCTGATATTCTGAAGCTCTTTGTTAAAAACGACGCGGGTGAAATGGTGCCTTACTCAGCTTTCATGAAGTTGAAAAAAGGTCAGGGTCCGAACGAAATTACCCGCTTCAATTTGTATAATTCAGCGGCTATTCAGGGGCAACCAGCGAAAGGCTACACGACGGCAGATGCCATCGCGGCCATCCGGGAAGTTGCTGCGAAGACCTTGCCAAAAGGCTATGACATTGCCTTCGAAGGTCTTTCATACGATGAATCGATTCGGGGTAACGAAACGTTGATCGTCTTCCTGATTGTGGTATCCTTCGTTTATCTGGTGTTAGCTGCCCAATATGAAAGTTTCATCATCCCGTTAGCGGTATTAACCTCGCTGCCGGTTGGTATCTTTGGTTCGTTCTTCCTCTTAAAAGCAATGGGGCTGGAGAACAACATTTATGCACAGATCGGTCTGATCATGCTGGTAGGTCTATTGGGTAAAAACGCCGTACTGATTGTGGAGTTTGCGGTTCAGAAACGTCAGCAGGGTGAAACCATTCTGAACGCAGCCATCGAGGGTGCCAAGGTTCGTTTCCGACCGATCCTGATGACCTCCTTTGCGTTCGTGGCTGGTTTGATTCCACTTATTGTTGCAAAAGGAGCTGGAGCAATTGGTAACCGTACAATTGGTGCATCGGCCATGGGCGGTATGTTATTCGGAACCATTTTTGGGGTCATCATCATCCCTGGACTATACTACATATTTGGTAGTCTGGCCGATGGCAGGAAGATGATTAAAGATGAAGATGATAGTTCCTTAACTGAAAACCTGGTTCATTCAGTAGACAGTTTCCACCAACCTGAAGAAAGTGAAATCAATGAGTAATAAACGAATAGTAAGCGGATTAGGAGTAACGTTTATTACTCTATTCGCGGCTTCCTGTACGGTACCACTTCTGGTCCAGAAAGATGTGAATAAAGCAGTGCCAGCGAGTTACAATAACTCGCTGGATAGCACCAACACAGGGCAGTCCAGATGGCGGGACTATTTTACAGATGCCAATCTGACGGCCCTGATTGACACGGCGTTGTATAACAACCAGGAACTTAATGTTACGTTACAGGAAATCCAGATTGCCAACAACGAAGTATTCGCCAGAAGCGGGGCCTACCGACCTTTCGTTGGTCTGGGTGGTGGAGCTGGTATTGACAAAGTATCCCGGTATACCAGTCAGGGAGCCAGTGATGAGATTTCAGAAATTAAACCGGGGGTACCCACTCCAGCTGTTTTACCGAATTTCTATTTTGGTGCCACAGCTAGCTGGGAAGTGGATATCTGGCACAAACTACGGAATGCCAAGAAAGCAGCTGTAGCGAGTTATCTGGCTTCTATCGAAGGGAAAAATTTCCAGGTAACCAATCTGGTTGCCGAAATCGCCAACTCATACTATGAACTTCTGGCGCTGGATACACAACTGGATATCATACAGCGTAACCTGGTTATCCTGAACAACGCTTTATCGATCACCAAGCAGGAAAAAGAAGCGGCTAAGGTTACTGAACTGGCTGTTCGCCGATTTGAGGCTGAAGTATCTAAGACGCAGAGTCTTCAGTACGAAATTCAGCAGAAGATTGTTGAAGCAGAAAACCGGATCAACTTTCTGGTGGGACGTTTTCCGCAGCATGTTCAGCGGAATTCGCAGAGTTTTAGCGAATTAGTGCCACCTAGAATCCAGGCGGGCATTCCATCGCAACTGTTAGCCAATCGGCCCGACATCAGACAGGCCGAATGGAATCTGGAAGCGGCTAAACTGGATATCAGTGTTGCAAAAGCAAACTTTTATCCCTCGCTCAATCTAAGAGGATTTCTAGGCGTGATGTCCTATAGTCCGTTGTATCTTCTGAATACTCCACAAGCGTTGGTCGCTTCATTAGCTGGCGATTTAGTGGGGCCAATTGTGAACAAAAATGACATTACGGCCAGATACAAAAGCGCTAATGCCAAGCAAATCCAGACCGTATATAACTACCAGAAAACGGTGCTGAACGCCTATATTGAGGTAGCCAATCAGTTGTCAAATATTGATAACCTGAGTAAAAAATACGACGCAAAAAATAATCAGGTGCAGGCACTTACCCAGTCGACTAACATATCGCTCAAGTTATTCACATCTGCCAGAGCCGATTATATGGAGGTTCTGCTGACTCAACGTGATGTACTTGAAGCAAGAATGGAGCTTATTGAAACCCGAATGCAGCAAATGCATGCCCTGATCAATACTTATCGGGCATTGGGTGGCGGCTGGAAATAAGCGAGTCGCGCGTTAACTAGACAATAAACGAGTCCCGAACTGGATTAACCATAAGCTGTTAATCCAGTTCGGGACTCGTGCTTTACCAAAGTTGATTTTATTGGTAATCTTAACGTGAATTATGAATAAAATATGGGTTTATCAATTGATTGTTAACTATTTATAGTATTGTTTTTTGTCATCCCGACGCCAGGAGGGATCTTCGGCAACTGGTTATTTACCGAAGATCCCTCCTGGCGTCGGGATGACAAAAAACTAGTATCATGCTAGTTGTAAATTGGCCATAATTCACGTTAATATTCTGCTGATAGTCAGCGTATAAGCCATCAATTAGAAGCAAAAGAATCTCTAGAATCTAAACTGGACAAGTACTCGTCATTTATAGATTAATCCAGAATCAATACCGTAGCCGATTTGCCCTGAATAGGCAGCTCGTCCGAATTGGCGACTAATGTCTTCCCATTTAATACGTAGTTCTTGCCCTTAAGATTCGCAAGTTTAAGTGTATAATGCCAGTCCGCGGTCTTCGAGTTAAGCGTATACTGGACACCTTTGCCGGTTTTTTGTACGGCAAACGAAATCAGGTTATCGCCAACCGGGAGTTCGGCCAGACTGATAGAATCCCAGCCAGAAGGCAGGTGTGGCGCAAACGTGATCGCTTTTTTGTAGGCATCAGGTTGCACACCAAAAACGTGGGTAACAAGCGGTACCGCCAGCCCGTAAATTGTCCAGGCCTGGGCAGGGCACCCGTAATCAGGCATCATTTCGGAAATAGAACCGGGCAGGACTCGGCTAAACGTTTCCACAATTTTATTGACGTACCACAGGGATTCATCCGTACGTCCATAGGCAGCCTCTGCCACTGCCTGAACACCGGTCGCAATGGTCATCATGTTCCGTCGTTCAACAGCCGACAGGTAGGGACCATACTCGCCCGTATGTTCAGTACGCACTTTGTCAAGCAATCGGATGGCTTTAGCGGATGGGGCAATCCCCGATTCGATTGGTGTACTGATCACCCAGTTTTTATTGGTGAACCACCCTCTCTGAGTACCAGCAGGGAGCGTTTCCAGATGCGCAAGCAGTGTCTTGTAAAATTCTTGTTTTTTGGCTAGAGCCGCCGACTGTTTATCCGCTTCGAGATCGAGTTGAACCTGTTCTATCGCTCCTTTGGTGGTCGTTATGGCCTGTTCGCGAGTGCCATAGAAATCGCAGTAGCTCCCTTCGGTTTCATCCCAGAATAACGTGTTGACTTTGTTTTTAAGCAGAGCGGCTTTCTGCGCATAATCTTTTTGCGATTTGGGGTCGTTAACAATGGCGGCCATTTTAGCAGCTACCTCCAATGCCTGCTGTGTGTATACGGCTACATCGACTAATTCGGCATTCAGTCCTTTCACCTCCATAATGCCATAGCCTTCAGGAAACATATCGCCATTTTTATCCTGATCCACTAATAGCCAATGGATTCCTTTCTGAATATACGGGTACATTTCCCGGAGAAAAGCAACATCGCCCGTCCACTCAAATACTTTCCAGACAGCTATGGCAAACTGAGCCGTTTCCTGTGTATTGCCTTTATTGCCGACAAATCCATTGGACGACATTTCGTGGATAATACGGCCATTAGCGTTCGTTTTCTCGGAAACCTGCTTGATCGTTCTGAGGGTAGATTTTGCCAGTTCGTGCCCGCCAAGGGCAACGACTCCCTGTTGCGCATAGGAGTTATCGCAGCCAAAAAGCCAGGGATACTCGATGGCACCAGCGCCGAGAAAACGGCCAATACCAGGGAGATCGCTAACTAACCACTCGGTATCTACTTTCCCCCAATTGACGGCCTGTTGCAGTTTCTTGTCTGGAATGTCAATTTTGGCCCGGTTAATGATAGCTGCGTAATGCGCCTGTTTTTCGCGCAGTAACTGATCCCGATTTTTTAAAATAGCTTCATAACTGGCCAGCGCCAATTCACTGGTTTTAGTAGAACCAGCTACAACGAAAACGGCGGTAAGGTGTTCGTTTGGTTTAAGGGCCACCGAGTGCGTTGATGAGGCTGACTTGCCCAGGCCAATGGTTTCCGTGGGCGTCGGAACATTGAGTGCATGACCACTAGTGGGTACAGAAGACCCCCAGACCGTAAACCACGAATGTTTGGTATCCTTTGCCGAATAAACCGCCCGTTTGGCATTCCATGAGATGGAATCGGGCGCGTCAATAATATTGTTTTCCGCCGAATACCACACGGGGCTAACGTCTGTTTTGACGACGAAATCCAGTTGTAAACGACGCGGTTTATTGGTCGTATTAGCGAGCGTGTAGGTAATAATCATGCCCTCTTTACCTTGTGGGCAATACTGGAACCGCTCGACCTGAATGCCATCCAGCACGGGTTTATAGGAAAATTTGCTACCGTAGGGATAGGTGATAAACTCGCTGGCATCGTTTAGCCAGGTAGCATCGTTTTTGTCTGAATCCGTCAATTTTAACCAGAATCCATCTAGTAGTTTGATCGGAGCCATCCATAATCCCCCCATTTCTCCCTTCACATGCGACCCCAGATCGGGGAAATCGCCGTTTTGTGTGCCGACAATGTAGGTTCGATCCCCGGCGGTAATGTATGGTTTTGTTACATGCGCCCCCTTATTTGAGAGGCCACGCATAAGTTCAGCACTGTACACTTCTTTAGTTTGGGCGAACGAAGTGCCCGCAGCCATTCCGGCCAGTATCGATACGACCAAAAAGGCCGTATAACGAAGTTTTTGCATACGCTTAAGGGTCAATAGACCGCTGATTTTTATGATTTCTGTGATTTTTGCTGATTTTAATTGGGTTAGGGATTTCACTCAGAGCTACAATTTTAAGCGAAAACAACAAAATCATACCTCATCGTAAACGTCATAAAAATCAGTGGTCTAACTAGGAAATAGTCAAAAGCCAATCTTGCTTAGCGAGCTACTGTCTGCAGGGCTTTTTGGAGTTGATCATAATCTGACCCCTCAATATAATTGGCCACTTTGCCGGAGCGATCAATGATGATAAAACTGGGTATGCTTGTTACCTGAAATTTGCTATTAAAGCCGAGAGAATCAGGAATTGGCATAAACGGAAGGGTTTCGGTGGCCATTACGCTGGCGATTTCTTCCTTCGAATCCTGTAAAATGCCTAAGATAATAGGCGCGTTTTCTGACTGGAAAGGTCGCAAGGCATCGGCGAATCGTTTTGCATCATTGGGACCCCAAAACGGTTTCTGTAAGCTAACCCAGAAGCTCAAAACAACGACCTGACCTTTTAATTCTGATAATCGGTATACTTTCCCATCGATCCCCTTCATGATAAATTCCTGCATTGGTTCGCCTATTTTAGGTCGCAGCGTTATATCAATATCGTTGAAACTATGCGTTGTTCGCTCTTCGGGGGTGCAAGCCCGAATGCTGTAGGCGCTGGGCTGTCCGTATTCATCGATAATAGGCTCTAAATGGTAGCCAAATGGGTCTTTGGTCATCAACTCCTGATACGCCGAATAGGAGATGGGTTTGCCTGTAACTTTGTCAATGAATCGGGTGTTCTTATCAATTTTTACGGCCCGTCTGATGCCGACCTGACTTGTTTGGGGCATTTGAGCAAATGAAGACCGAAGTGCGAAGGCGAATAAAACAACGAGAAGGACAAATTTCATGGGTTGTATGGATGGTAATGTTCGCCCAAAATTAGCGGGAGTACCCTTATCGTTAGTTGTACACGCTTTAAACTTTTCCTTTTATTGAAAAATCTAGGCTAGGCTACTTTTGTCATCCCGACCTTAGGAGGGATCTCAAGTTTGACTAGTACGAAGCTTGAGATCCCTCCTAAGGTCGGGATGACAAAAAAAGCGATAATTCATTGCGCTCTCTGCGGTTAAAAAAGAACAAAAACAAACAGTGTACTTTTGCCACAAAAACTGAACCGTCCCTTTTTAGTACATAATTTTATTCGGATTAACTCCTCCAAAACAAGCATGACCAACCTAAACGTCGAGACTTCTGTTGGTACTTCCCATATTCCTGGGCTTCTAAAGCCGAAATCGCATTTTGTCATTCTTGACGGATTACGAGGCATAGCTGCGTTCGCTGTGGTGATTTTTCATTTCATGGAATGCGTCTACCCCGAGCCTCGCCAAAACTTTATTGGTCATGGTTTTTTAGCCGTCGACTTTTTCTTTTGTCTATCCGGATTTGTTATCGGGTATGCCTATGATGACCGAATTGAAAAAATAGGGATTACGGAGTTCTTAAAAGCCCGACTAATCCGGTTGCATCCATTGGTTATACTAGGGTCTGTGCTGGGCCTGATCGCTTTTCTGGCCGATCCGTTTGTCGATAATTCGGAGGCCTACACGATCGGTAAACTTATACTGCTATTTACCTGCTCGATTCTTGTGATTCCGCTTCCCATCATGAAGGAGCGTGTTTTTAACCTCTTTGGCTTCAATGCCCCTGCTTGGTCATTGTTTTGGGAGTATATCGCCAATCTGGTTTATGTGCTTATTCTTTGTCGGCTCAAACGTCGTTATCTGGCTGTGCTGACCATACTGGCAGGCGCGTGGATTTTTTGGATTAGCTACCAGACCGGGAATCTGATGGGTGGCTGGAGTAAAGACAATTTCTGGGATGGCTGTGCCCGTGTTTCCTATTCGTTTTCGGCGGGCCTGTTCATCTACCGGGCTAACTGGATTATCAAAAACAAAATCGGATTTCTTGGGCTGGCCGTATTCGTATCGTTTGCCTTCTTGATGCCATATGGTAACTGGAATTGGCTTGCCGAAGCGCTGGTAGTATTAGTGTATTTCCCGCTTATCATTTCGTTGGGAGCGGGTTCGACATTGTCGCCCAGCATGGTCAATTTCTCGGATTTCCTGGGGAAATTGTCCTATCCCTTGTACATGACGCATTACTGGGCTATCTGGCTATTTGCCTACTACATCAGCAACCACAAACTCAGCGCCCAAGAACTTTTCCTGATTATATCGCTAACCATCGTTTTCATGATCGTGCAAGCCTATATCGCCATGACCTTGTACGATATTCCACTTCGTGGATATTTGAATGGGAAGCGGTATAGAGGAGATATGAAATCATAACTGGGACGCAACTGTTATAAACTTACAATGATTTCACTAACTCGCTTTTTGGGGTTCAGGACTATTATCTTTACGACAAATAATCCTACTACATTATTATGACTATTCGGCTAAAGAAGGACGCTACGCCTAAACAGATTAAGGAAGCCCTGGACAAAATCAAGCCATCTACTGGGCAGCCTTTGGATGTGAGCCGATTTTCGGGAAAAATAAAGTGGGGGCAGGATGCTGTGGAATATCAGCGCGAATTACGGGGTGAATAAATGAAAGAACGCCTGTTTTGCGATACAAACGCCCTAATCCGGTTATTAGAAGGGGATGCTCTAGTAAGTGCTTTATTGGCTGAAAAGCGGATCTATATTTCAGCTATTACTGAGATGGAAATGCAGTGCAAACCAAATATCAAGGCGAGTGAACGAGCAATTATTCGTGATTTATTATCCTATTGCATCATTGTCGATCTGACAGATGCAATTAAAGATCGGGCTATCAAGGTCCGCTTATCAACCCGACTTAAATTAATGGATGCAATCGTTGGTGCATCGGCTATAGAGGCTGGATTACCCTTAGTAACGGCCGACGAGAAGTTTAGTAGCTTACGTGGTACTGATGTAATAATGCTCCCACAGCGTTAAGAATCCAAAAAAAAAATACTATTTATTAGCTTTAGTAAGGTGTGCACTGCCGCAAATAAAAATCCCCAAATTCAGCGAATTTGGGGATTTTAGTAGGAAGTAGCGGGCTCGAACCGCTGACCTCTGCTCTGTCAAAGCAGCGCTCTGAACCAACTGAGCTAACCTCCTTTAGTGAATGACAATGATTCAATGGCATAATGCATTATCCACTATACATTATTCATTCCCGTTTAGGGAGTGCAAAATTACAAAACTTCCTCAGTTTCTAAAGGGGTGTGGTAAACTTTTTGTGAAGGAATTCGCAATAAAAGTAGGAACCCAATGACAAACAGGACCAATAGCGCTAGTATACTGTTGCGCATGCTGCCCGTTAGTTGTTCGATCAATCCGTAAACCAGCGTGCCAAATACCGTGGATGTCTTGTCGATGACGTCGTAAAAGCTGAAATAAGAGGCCGTATCGCTCGTAGCCGGAATGAGCTTGGAATAGGTCGAACGAGACAGCGACTGGATACCGCCCATAACTAAGCCTACGACGGCTGCCAGGGCAAAAAACTGCGTCTCGGTTTGCACAAAATAGGCCCCGGTACAGATCAGAATCCAGATGAAAACCGCCGTCATTAGGGCATACGTATTGCCGATTCGCTCAGATAACCAGGAAAATCCGTAGGCCCCCGGAATGGCTACCAGCTGAATAAGCAGAATCGTAATAATCAGGCTTTGACCGGGTAGTTTTAATTCATCGCTTCCGAAAATGGTGGCCACGTACATAACAGTCATTACCGCCATGTTATATACAAAAAACGATATCAGAAAGCGTTTGGCGAGTGGGCGCTCCTGCAAAGTGCCCCATACCTGCTGCAACTCTTTAAAGCCATTGAGCAGGTAATTGCCGGTTTTATCAGTCGCCTTTTTAACGCCGTCAGGTAGCCTACTAAACGGAATTTGCGCGAACCCAACCCACCATAAGCCAACAGTGAGGAAGGCAATTCGGGACGCCATAGCCTCCGATATATTCCCAAACCACTCCCGTTTCAGAATCACCAGCAGGTTCAGAATCATGAGCAATACGCTCCCCAAATACCCCATCGAAAAGCCGCGCGCGCTGACGCGGTCAAATTGATCTTCGGTGGCAATGTCGGGCAGGTAGGAGTTGTAAAATACGATACTGCCGCTCCAGCCTATGAGGCTGATCCAGAAGCAGATAATGGCGAATGTGGTGGTTTCCTTCGTGAAAAAATAAAGTAGACTGCAACTAATAGCTCCGGTATAGCAGAAAACTTTCATAAACGTTTTCTTCCGGCCACTATAATCGGCAATGGCTGAGCAAAGGGGCGACAACAGGGCCGTAAACAGAAATGCAGCCGAGATGGTATAGGAAAACAGGACTGAGTTCTTAATGGAAATGCCCAGAAAGTTAATGATGGGTCCACCGGCCTCATTGAGCGCAGTGGCAGAGAAATAAACCGGAAAAATACTGGACACAATGACCAGCGAATGCACCGAATTGGCCCAGTCATAAAAAGTCCAGGCAGTCAGGATGCGGGGGGAGTTTTTGGACATAGAAAGTGAATGAGTGAAAGAGCGAATGAGCGAGAGAGTGAAGATACGAAACGCAGTTGTTGATGTGACGCGCTCTTTCACTCATTCACTCTTTCGCTAATTAAAAAGTTTATGACCGCCTTTAGTAAATGCATGATTTGAATCGCCGGCAACCATATGGCCGGCATCGGAAACACTCACGCTGTGCACGTGTGGAACCGCATCCAGAAATTCAGCCATTACTTTTTCGCTGACTACATCGCTGATTCCTCCTCGAACAATCAGCGTGGGCACGGTTAGCGCCCGGGCGGCCTTGTACAAGCGTTCTTCATTCTGAGTCTGCCTGGCCGGGTCTGTCGTTTGTCTCCAGACGGCCAACATAGTTGGGTCCCAGTGCCAGTAGTACCGAGGCTCACCAGATGGGCCTTTTCGCAGACGAAGGTTTTTTTCTAAGCGGCTGTGATCGGATGGACGCGGACGATGGGGGAGGTAAGCCGCAACGGCGTCGGCAGCTTCATCCAGATTGGCAAATCCGTTCTGATTGTTACTCATAAAGGCAAAAATCCGCTCAATGCCTTTTTGCTCAGTTCGTGGTGCTATGTCGACCAGAACAATGGCCGTACAGATGGATTCGGTACCAGTTGGACGCTCGCCTTCGGCAATCAGCGCCGTCATGCCACCCATCGATGCACCCACCAGAGCGGGTTTCTGATCGAGTTGAGATACTAAAGCGCGGAGGTCGCTGGCCAGGTAGTCAATACTATAATGGGCCTCAGCCGACCAGTCGCTGTCGCCGTGCCCGCGTGCATCGAAGGCAATCGCGTACCAGCCTGCATCGGCCAGCCAACGAGCGGTATCGCCCCAAGAATGTCTTGTTTGGCCACCACCATGTAATAGCAGCACAGGGGGATTCGCCGGATCGCCCCAGGCATCGGCCGTAATAAAAAATCCGGGTTCAGTTTCAAAGCGTAGAGCTTGCATACGTGCGACCAGGTCAGAATAAAAGTAAAGTAGGTTAGTTAACTTGATTTAGCTCATCGAACAATGCCTGATTGCGGAGCGGTTGTTGGGCCAGAAGGGGATAATCTGCCGAAGTGACTAATTGGTTAAACAAGCTCAGATCAGCTGGTCGATGAATATCCGATCCCATAAAATCGACCCATTTGTTCGTCAATAAGCGGTGGGCCTGGGCTTGCACTTTTCGCCCATAACGGCCGGTCATAGAGCCCCAGTTTAATTGAAACAAACAGCCCGCCTTGCGCAAATCTGACAGGGCTTTCAGGTCGTTGTGGTAATACGTATAACGTTCAGGGTGAGCTAACAATGGCTGATATCCCTGAGTGAGTAAATGAAAAATTATTTCG
Proteins encoded in this region:
- a CDS encoding efflux RND transporter permease subunit — its product is MFTQFIRRPVFAIVISIMIVFIGVLAIKQLPISQFPDIAPTTVNIFIDYPGSSADVLVKSTLITLEQAINGVQDMRYIATDATSAGEATLRIIFEPGTDPNDAVIRVKTRVDQVMPLLPELVQREGVIITPIQPSMLMYVNLYAKEKGIDEKFLFNYATVKMIPEIQRTKGVARAQILGSRRYAMRVWLNPDRMRAYNISVEEVMKALGEQSIIGRPGRLGQSSGIAAQSLEYVLTYKGRYSEPKEYESIIIRANSQGESIHLRDIGRVELGSEFVNIYSNLDGHPSAAIVLRQNYGSNASDVIEQVKKKLEIMKESFPPGVDYKISYDVSNFLDASIEQVIDTLRDAFILVAFVVFIFLGDWRSTLIPILAVPVSLIGAFFVIQAFGLSINLITLFALVLAIGIVVDDAIVVVEAVHAKMEEKPHLSPFGAVKQVLGEISGAIIAITLVMVSVFLPISFMTGPVGTFYRQFSITMASSIVISALIALTLTPVLCAMLLKNHHGHEHKKNILTRMIDSFNRGFDKMTGRYVSLLRLIVNRRFVTFLILVAFCLGIAYENQILPSGFIPNEDQSTIYAIIQTPPGTTLEKTNQVSQSLQKICEEVPGIESVSSLAGYEIMTEGRGSNAGTCLINLKPWGDRSKNVKEIMEELEGKTRNLGATIEFFEPPAIPGFGTSGGFSMRLLDKNTETDYHEFDIVNKKFMEDLGKRKELMGLFTFFAANYPQYELEIDNNLAMQKGVSIGKAMDNLNIMIGSTYEQGFIKFNQFFKVYVQSDPEFRRLPSDILKLFVKNDAGEMVPYSAFMKLKKGQGPNEITRFNLYNSAAIQGQPAKGYTTADAIAAIREVAAKTLPKGYDIAFEGLSYDESIRGNETLIVFLIVVSFVYLVLAAQYESFIIPLAVLTSLPVGIFGSFFLLKAMGLENNIYAQIGLIMLVGLLGKNAVLIVEFAVQKRQQGETILNAAIEGAKVRFRPILMTSFAFVAGLIPLIVAKGAGAIGNRTIGASAMGGMLFGTIFGVIIIPGLYYIFGSLADGRKMIKDEDDSSLTENLVHSVDSFHQPEESEINE
- a CDS encoding TolC family protein, with translation MSNKRIVSGLGVTFITLFAASCTVPLLVQKDVNKAVPASYNNSLDSTNTGQSRWRDYFTDANLTALIDTALYNNQELNVTLQEIQIANNEVFARSGAYRPFVGLGGGAGIDKVSRYTSQGASDEISEIKPGVPTPAVLPNFYFGATASWEVDIWHKLRNAKKAAVASYLASIEGKNFQVTNLVAEIANSYYELLALDTQLDIIQRNLVILNNALSITKQEKEAAKVTELAVRRFEAEVSKTQSLQYEIQQKIVEAENRINFLVGRFPQHVQRNSQSFSELVPPRIQAGIPSQLLANRPDIRQAEWNLEAAKLDISVAKANFYPSLNLRGFLGVMSYSPLYLLNTPQALVASLAGDLVGPIVNKNDITARYKSANAKQIQTVYNYQKTVLNAYIEVANQLSNIDNLSKKYDAKNNQVQALTQSTNISLKLFTSARADYMEVLLTQRDVLEARMELIETRMQQMHALINTYRALGGGWK